Proteins from a single region of Rhizobium binae:
- the pdxA gene encoding 4-hydroxythreonine-4-phosphate dehydrogenase PdxA, which translates to MDRNAKVAVTLGDPAGVGPEVIVKALAALPSEERRDFIIIGNVEALERADRVSGTGLKFGPADIPGDDRIAVDEVPLSAALPEIGKVSPVAGDASVRYITRAVDLAMSGQADVIVTAPINKEAMNLAGHHHDGHTGLLAHLTGSKSSFMLLASERLNTIHVSTHISLKGAIERAKTERVLATIEAGHRHFLRLGEKARIAVAGLNPHCGENGLFGTEDMEFLAPAVEQAQAKGIDVVGPISADTVFARAYNGAFDLVIAQYHDQGHIPIKLVAFDTAVNVSLGLPIDRVSVDHGTAFDIAGTGKANHVNMLSAIAYARLMARSPRREA; encoded by the coding sequence ATGGACAGGAATGCGAAAGTCGCCGTCACGCTCGGTGATCCCGCCGGCGTCGGCCCCGAGGTGATCGTCAAGGCCCTGGCGGCTCTTCCGAGCGAAGAGCGCCGCGATTTCATCATCATTGGCAATGTCGAAGCGCTGGAACGCGCCGACCGCGTCAGCGGCACCGGCTTGAAATTCGGGCCGGCGGATATCCCCGGCGACGACAGGATCGCCGTCGATGAGGTTCCGCTCAGTGCAGCGCTGCCCGAGATCGGCAAGGTCAGCCCCGTCGCCGGCGATGCCTCGGTGCGCTACATCACCCGCGCCGTCGATCTCGCCATGTCCGGGCAAGCCGATGTCATCGTCACCGCGCCGATCAACAAGGAGGCGATGAACCTTGCCGGCCATCACCATGACGGCCATACCGGGCTGCTCGCCCATCTCACCGGCTCGAAGAGCTCCTTCATGCTGCTTGCCTCCGAGCGGCTGAACACCATCCATGTCTCGACCCATATCTCGCTGAAGGGCGCAATCGAGCGCGCCAAGACCGAGCGGGTGCTGGCGACCATCGAGGCCGGCCACCGGCACTTCCTGCGCCTCGGCGAGAAAGCGCGCATCGCCGTTGCCGGCCTCAATCCGCATTGCGGCGAAAATGGCCTGTTCGGCACGGAGGACATGGAATTCCTGGCGCCGGCCGTCGAGCAGGCGCAAGCAAAGGGCATTGACGTTGTCGGTCCGATCTCCGCCGACACAGTGTTTGCCCGCGCCTATAACGGCGCCTTTGATCTGGTCATTGCCCAGTATCACGATCAGGGCCATATCCCGATCAAGCTCGTTGCCTTCGATACGGCCGTCAACGTCTCGCTCGGTCTGCCGATCGACCGCGTCTCGGTCGATCACGGCACCGCCTTCGACATCGCGGGCACCGGCAAGGCCAACCACGTCAACATGCTCTCTGCCATCGCCTATGCCCGCCTGATGGCGCGCTCGCCGCGGCGGGAGGCGTAG
- the glpK gene encoding glycerol kinase GlpK, producing the protein MSGYILSIDQGTTSSRAIIFDGDMKMTGSAQAEITQYYPQPGWVEHDAAEIWQSVIDTVRWAIADAGLNAAAIAAIGITNQRETAVVWDRRSGTALHRAIVWQDRRTAEMCDSLKADGYEKLFSAKTGLLLDPYFSGTKLRWLLDNVDGLREKAEAGEVCFGTIDSWLTYKLTDGRVHATDATNASRTLLYNIDDGAWDEELLGILGIPAVMLPEVKECADDFGRVDEALFGAALPILGVAGDQQAAAMGNACFAPGMMKSTYGTGCFALLNTGRDRVSSSNRMLTTIACRLDGETTYALEGSIFIAGAAVQWLRDGLGIIEQASEAGVLAAKADPGQQVYIVPAFTGLGAPYWDPAARGAIFGLTRNSGPAEFARAVLESVAYQTLDLLVAMKKDWGVNQLETVLRVDGGMAASDWTMQCLADMTGNPVDRSAIRETTALGAAWLAGSKAGIWPGRREFAQAWVCDRRFSPSMEEGERQAKIIGWKNAVSRLISDASAG; encoded by the coding sequence ATGAGCGGCTATATTCTTTCGATAGACCAGGGCACGACATCTTCGCGCGCCATCATCTTCGATGGCGACATGAAAATGACCGGCTCGGCCCAGGCGGAGATCACCCAATATTATCCGCAGCCCGGCTGGGTGGAGCACGATGCCGCCGAAATCTGGCAGTCCGTCATCGACACCGTGCGCTGGGCAATCGCCGATGCCGGCTTGAACGCCGCCGCGATCGCCGCGATCGGCATCACCAATCAGCGCGAGACGGCGGTCGTCTGGGACCGTCGCTCCGGAACAGCGCTTCACCGCGCGATCGTCTGGCAGGACAGGCGCACGGCCGAAATGTGCGACAGCCTGAAGGCCGACGGATATGAGAAGCTTTTCAGCGCCAAGACCGGCCTGCTGCTAGACCCCTATTTCTCCGGAACGAAGCTGCGCTGGCTGCTCGATAATGTCGATGGCCTGCGCGAGAAGGCGGAGGCGGGTGAAGTCTGCTTCGGCACCATCGACAGTTGGCTGACCTACAAGCTGACGGATGGTCGCGTGCATGCGACCGATGCGACCAATGCGTCGCGGACGCTGCTCTACAATATCGACGACGGCGCATGGGACGAGGAGCTTCTCGGCATTCTCGGCATCCCCGCCGTCATGCTTCCCGAGGTGAAGGAATGCGCCGATGATTTCGGCCGGGTCGATGAGGCCCTGTTTGGCGCTGCCCTGCCGATCCTCGGGGTGGCCGGCGACCAGCAGGCAGCGGCGATGGGCAATGCCTGTTTCGCGCCGGGCATGATGAAATCCACTTATGGCACCGGCTGTTTCGCCCTGCTCAACACCGGCAGGGACCGCGTCTCCTCTTCCAACCGTATGCTGACGACGATTGCCTGCCGGCTCGACGGCGAGACGACCTATGCGCTCGAAGGCTCGATCTTCATCGCCGGTGCCGCCGTGCAATGGCTGCGCGACGGGCTCGGCATCATCGAGCAGGCGTCCGAGGCAGGCGTGCTAGCGGCCAAGGCCGATCCCGGGCAGCAGGTCTATATCGTTCCGGCCTTCACCGGGCTGGGCGCGCCCTATTGGGACCCGGCGGCGCGCGGCGCGATCTTTGGCCTGACGCGAAACAGCGGGCCGGCGGAATTTGCCCGCGCCGTGCTTGAATCCGTCGCCTATCAGACGCTCGACCTGCTTGTGGCGATGAAAAAGGACTGGGGTGTCAACCAGCTGGAAACCGTGCTGCGAGTCGACGGCGGCATGGCGGCTTCAGACTGGACGATGCAATGCCTGGCCGACATGACCGGAAATCCGGTCGACCGGTCGGCGATACGCGAGACGACGGCACTTGGTGCGGCCTGGCTTGCCGGCTCGAAGGCCGGCATCTGGCCCGGCAGGCGGGAGTTTGCGCAAGCCTGGGTCTGCGACCGCCGCTTCAGCCCGTCGATGGAGGAGGGCGAGCGTCAGGCCAAGATCATCGGTTGGAAGAATGCCGTGTCGCGGCTGATCTCCGACGCTTCGGCGGGATAG
- a CDS encoding ABC transporter substrate-binding protein — protein MRRHLLTTTAGLLLAMTAAAYAGMDEAKTFLDKEVGDLSTLSRADQEKEMQWFVDAAKPFAGMDIKVVSETITTHEYESKVLAPAFTAITGIKITHDLIGEGDVVEKLQTQMQSGENIYDAYINDSDLIGTHWRYQQARSLTDWMANEGKDVTNPGLDIDDFIGKSFTTAPDGKLYQLPDQQFANLYWFRYDWFNDEKNKADFKAKYGYDLGVPVNWSAYEDIAEFFTGREIDGKKVYGHMDYGKKDPSLGWRFTDAWLSMAGNGDKGIPNGKPVDEWGIKVDENSRPVGSCVARGGDTNGPAAVYSIQKYLDWMKAYAPAAAQGMTFSESGPVPSQGEVAQQMFTYTAFTADFVKEGLPVVNADGTPKWRFAPSPHGVYWKDGMKLGYQDAGSWTLMKSTPDDRAKAAWLYAQFVTSKTVDVKKSHMGLTFIRQSTLDHKSFTDRAPKLGGLIEFYRSPARLQWSPTGTNVPDYPKLAQLWWQAIGDASSGAKTAQEAMDSLCAEQEKVLQRLERAKVQGDIGPKLAEEHDLAYWNADAVKKGNLAPQLKIENEKDKPVTVNYDELVKSWQK, from the coding sequence ATGCGACGGCACTTATTGACGACGACAGCAGGCTTGCTGCTGGCGATGACAGCAGCGGCCTATGCCGGCATGGACGAGGCCAAGACGTTCCTGGACAAGGAAGTCGGCGACCTCTCGACGCTTTCCCGCGCCGACCAGGAAAAGGAAATGCAGTGGTTCGTCGATGCCGCGAAGCCCTTCGCCGGCATGGACATCAAAGTCGTTTCCGAAACGATCACCACGCATGAATACGAGTCGAAGGTTCTGGCTCCGGCCTTCACCGCGATCACCGGCATCAAGATCACCCACGACCTGATCGGCGAAGGCGACGTGGTCGAAAAACTGCAGACGCAGATGCAGTCGGGCGAAAACATCTATGACGCCTATATCAACGACTCTGACCTGATCGGCACCCATTGGCGCTACCAGCAGGCCCGCTCGCTGACCGACTGGATGGCCAATGAAGGCAAGGATGTCACCAATCCCGGCCTCGACATCGACGACTTCATCGGCAAGTCCTTCACCACGGCGCCTGATGGCAAGCTCTACCAGCTGCCGGACCAGCAGTTCGCGAACCTCTACTGGTTCCGCTACGACTGGTTCAACGACGAAAAGAACAAGGCGGACTTCAAGGCGAAGTACGGCTACGACCTCGGCGTGCCGGTCAACTGGTCGGCCTATGAGGATATTGCCGAGTTCTTCACCGGCCGCGAGATCGACGGCAAGAAGGTCTATGGCCACATGGACTACGGCAAGAAGGACCCGTCGCTCGGCTGGCGCTTCACCGATGCGTGGCTGTCGATGGCCGGCAACGGCGACAAGGGCATTCCGAACGGCAAGCCGGTTGACGAATGGGGCATCAAGGTCGACGAAAACTCCCGGCCGGTCGGCTCCTGCGTTGCACGCGGCGGCGACACCAACGGCCCGGCGGCAGTCTATTCCATCCAGAAATATCTGGACTGGATGAAGGCCTATGCACCGGCAGCCGCTCAAGGCATGACCTTCTCCGAATCCGGCCCGGTCCCGTCTCAGGGTGAAGTCGCCCAGCAGATGTTCACCTACACGGCCTTCACCGCCGACTTCGTCAAAGAAGGCCTGCCGGTCGTCAATGCCGACGGCACGCCGAAATGGCGTTTTGCACCGAGCCCGCATGGCGTCTACTGGAAGGACGGCATGAAGCTCGGCTATCAGGACGCCGGTTCCTGGACGCTGATGAAGTCCACGCCTGACGACCGCGCCAAGGCGGCCTGGCTCTATGCCCAGTTCGTCACCTCCAAGACTGTCGACGTGAAGAAGAGCCACATGGGTCTGACCTTCATCCGCCAGTCGACGCTCGACCACAAGTCCTTCACCGACCGCGCACCGAAGCTCGGCGGCCTGATCGAATTCTACCGTTCGCCGGCCCGCCTGCAGTGGTCGCCGACCGGTACGAACGTTCCTGACTATCCGAAGCTGGCACAGCTCTGGTGGCAGGCGATCGGTGACGCCTCGTCCGGCGCCAAGACGGCTCAGGAAGCGATGGACTCGCTTTGCGCCGAACAGGAAAAGGTGCTGCAGCGCCTGGAACGCGCCAAGGTTCAGGGCGATATCGGTCCGAAGCTCGCCGAGGAGCATGATCTCGCCTATTGGAACGCGGATGCGGTGAAGAAGGGCAACCTTGCACCGCAGCTGAAGATCGAGAACGAGAAGGACAAGCCGGTCACTGTCAACTACGACGAACTCGTCAAGAGCTGGCAGAAGTAA
- a CDS encoding DUF2160 domain-containing protein translates to MTFSWMAWTLPTAVFFLTILALLITVSVWEYFSPGGSPRTGVLRFETTRGDRLFISLLGSAFIHLAWLGLAGPNLWWALAISVVYAIGVFRYV, encoded by the coding sequence ATGACATTTTCCTGGATGGCCTGGACGCTGCCGACGGCGGTGTTCTTCCTGACGATCCTGGCGCTTCTGATCACCGTGAGCGTCTGGGAATATTTCTCGCCGGGCGGCTCGCCGCGCACGGGCGTGCTGCGTTTCGAGACGACGCGCGGCGACCGGCTTTTCATTTCGCTGCTGGGCAGCGCGTTCATTCATCTTGCATGGCTTGGGCTCGCTGGGCCCAACCTGTGGTGGGCTCTTGCTATTTCCGTAGTCTACGCCATCGGCGTGTTCCGCTACGTGTAA
- a CDS encoding carbohydrate ABC transporter permease, translating into MASTMKYKPAGGNLSWVVTTLYILFLLLPIYWLINMSFKENAEITGAFSLWPQNPTLRNYAVIFTDPSWYSGYINSIIYVAMNTVISVLAALPAAYAFSRYRFLGDKHLFFWLLTNRMAPPAVFALPFFQLYSAFGLIDTHIAVALAHCLFNVPLAVWILEGFMSGVPKEIDETAYIDGYSFPRFFVKIFMPLIASGIGVAAFFCFMFSWVELLLARTLTTTAAKPISAIMTRTVSAAGMDWGVLAAAGVLTIIPGALVIYFVRNYIAKGFALGRV; encoded by the coding sequence ATGGCTTCGACAATGAAATATAAGCCCGCCGGGGGGAACCTCTCTTGGGTGGTCACCACGCTCTACATCCTCTTTCTGCTCCTCCCGATCTACTGGCTGATCAACATGAGCTTCAAGGAGAATGCCGAGATCACCGGCGCCTTCTCGCTCTGGCCGCAAAACCCGACGCTCCGGAACTATGCCGTCATCTTCACCGATCCGTCCTGGTATAGCGGTTACATCAACTCCATCATCTACGTGGCGATGAACACGGTCATCTCGGTGCTCGCGGCGCTGCCGGCGGCCTATGCCTTTTCGCGCTACCGCTTCCTCGGCGACAAGCACCTGTTCTTCTGGCTGCTCACCAACCGCATGGCGCCGCCGGCCGTCTTCGCGCTGCCCTTCTTCCAGCTCTATTCCGCCTTCGGCCTGATCGACACGCATATCGCGGTGGCGCTGGCCCACTGCCTGTTCAACGTGCCACTGGCGGTCTGGATCCTCGAAGGCTTCATGTCCGGTGTGCCGAAGGAGATCGACGAGACCGCCTATATCGACGGCTATTCCTTCCCTCGTTTCTTCGTGAAGATCTTCATGCCGCTGATAGCGAGCGGGATCGGTGTCGCCGCCTTCTTCTGCTTCATGTTCTCGTGGGTCGAGCTGCTGCTTGCCCGCACACTGACGACGACGGCCGCAAAGCCGATCTCGGCGATCATGACGCGAACGGTTTCGGCGGCGGGGATGGACTGGGGCGTACTGGCTGCTGCCGGCGTGCTCACCATCATTCCCGGCGCGCTCGTCATCTATTTCGTCCGCAACTACATCGCCAAGGGCTTCGCCCTGGGTCGCGTCTGA
- a CDS encoding carbohydrate ABC transporter permease, producing the protein MQKTWNNKAWFLVLPVLLLVAFSAVIPLMTVVNYSVQDTFGNNEFFWAGTDWFVQTLHSDRFWEALERNLLFSFIILALEIPLGIFIALNMPKKGIGVPVCLVLMALPLLIPWNVVGTIWQVFGRVDIGLLGHTLEAIGLDYNYVRDPVDAWVTVIVMDVWHWTSLVVLLCYAGLVSIPDAYYQAAKIDGASRWSVFRYIQLPKMKRVLLIAVLLRFMDSFMIYTEPFVVTGGGPGNSTTFLSIDLVKMAVGQFDLGPAAAMSIIYFLIILLLSWIFYTVMTSSDANA; encoded by the coding sequence ATGCAGAAGACGTGGAACAACAAAGCGTGGTTTCTGGTCCTGCCGGTGCTGCTGCTCGTGGCCTTCTCGGCCGTCATCCCGCTGATGACCGTCGTCAACTATTCGGTTCAGGATACGTTCGGCAACAACGAGTTTTTCTGGGCGGGCACCGACTGGTTCGTCCAGACCCTGCATTCCGACCGCTTCTGGGAAGCGCTCGAGCGCAACCTGCTCTTCTCCTTCATCATCCTGGCGCTTGAGATTCCGCTCGGCATCTTCATCGCGCTCAACATGCCGAAGAAGGGCATCGGCGTTCCCGTCTGCCTCGTTCTGATGGCGCTGCCGCTGCTCATTCCGTGGAACGTGGTCGGCACCATCTGGCAGGTCTTCGGGCGCGTCGATATCGGCCTGCTCGGCCATACCCTCGAAGCGATCGGCCTCGACTACAACTATGTCCGCGATCCCGTCGACGCCTGGGTCACCGTCATCGTCATGGATGTCTGGCACTGGACGAGCCTCGTCGTGCTGCTCTGCTATGCCGGTCTCGTCTCGATCCCCGACGCCTATTATCAGGCCGCCAAGATCGACGGCGCCTCGCGCTGGTCCGTCTTCCGCTACATCCAGCTTCCGAAGATGAAGCGGGTGCTGCTGATCGCCGTCCTCCTGCGCTTCATGGACAGCTTCATGATCTACACCGAGCCCTTCGTCGTCACCGGCGGCGGCCCCGGCAACTCGACGACCTTCCTGTCGATCGACCTCGTGAAGATGGCCGTCGGCCAGTTCGATCTCGGCCCCGCCGCGGCGATGTCGATCATCTACTTCCTGATCATCCTGCTGCTGTCGTGGATTTTCTACACCGTCATGACCAGCAGCGACGCCAACGCCTGA
- a CDS encoding ABC transporter ATP-binding protein, with product MARITLDHIRHAYGANPQTEKDYSLKEVDHEWNDGGAYALLGPSGCGKTTLLNIISGLLQPSHGRILFDGKDVTNLSTQSRNIAQVFQFPVIYDTMTVYDNLAFPLRNRGVAEADVDRRVRDILEMIDLAGWAKRKAQGLTADQKQKISLGRGLVRNDVNAILFDEPLTVIDPHMKWVLRSQLKRLHKQFGFTMVYVTHDQTEALTFAEKVVVMYDGQIVQIGTPAELFERPSHTFVGYFIGSPGMNVMPAQVDGSAVKVGDEVLTLDYAPKTAGSSKTELGIRPEFIRLGREGMPVTVTKVEDIGRQKIVRARFAGQPIAIVVHEDADIPADARVTFDPSAISIYADSWRVGREA from the coding sequence ATGGCACGCATTACGCTCGACCATATCCGCCACGCCTACGGCGCCAATCCGCAGACGGAGAAGGATTATTCGCTGAAGGAAGTCGACCACGAATGGAACGACGGCGGCGCCTATGCGCTGCTCGGTCCTTCCGGCTGCGGCAAGACCACGCTGCTCAACATCATCTCGGGTCTGCTGCAGCCTTCGCATGGCCGCATCCTGTTCGACGGCAAGGATGTGACGAACCTTTCGACGCAGAGCCGCAACATCGCCCAGGTCTTCCAGTTTCCCGTCATCTACGACACGATGACCGTTTACGACAATCTGGCCTTCCCGCTTCGCAACCGCGGCGTGGCCGAGGCCGATGTCGACCGGCGCGTGCGCGACATTCTCGAAATGATCGACCTTGCCGGCTGGGCCAAGCGCAAGGCGCAGGGGCTGACCGCCGACCAGAAGCAGAAGATCTCGCTCGGCCGCGGGCTGGTGCGCAACGACGTCAACGCCATCCTGTTCGACGAGCCGCTGACCGTCATCGATCCGCACATGAAATGGGTGCTGCGTTCGCAGCTGAAACGGCTGCACAAGCAGTTCGGCTTCACCATGGTCTACGTCACCCACGACCAGACCGAGGCCCTGACTTTCGCCGAGAAGGTCGTCGTCATGTATGACGGCCAGATCGTTCAGATCGGCACGCCGGCCGAGCTCTTCGAGCGGCCGAGCCACACCTTTGTCGGCTATTTCATCGGTTCGCCCGGTATGAACGTTATGCCGGCGCAGGTCGATGGCAGCGCCGTCAAGGTCGGAGACGAGGTTCTGACGCTCGATTACGCGCCGAAGACCGCAGGCAGTTCCAAGACCGAACTCGGCATCCGCCCCGAATTCATCCGCCTCGGACGGGAGGGCATGCCCGTTACCGTCACCAAGGTCGAGGATATCGGCCGGCAGAAGATCGTGCGCGCCCGTTTCGCCGGCCAGCCGATCGCGATCGTCGTGCACGAGGATGCCGACATCCCCGCGGATGCCCGTGTCACCTTCGACCCGTCCGCCATCAGCATTTACGCCGATAGCTGGCGTGTCGGCAGGGAGGCCTAA
- a CDS encoding ABC transporter ATP-binding protein: MLELRNAAKMVGADYHIYPTDLVLERGTLNVLLGPTLSGKTSLMRLMAGLDRPTAGSVHFDGADVTGMPVQKRNVAMVYQQFINYPALTVYENIASPMRISGKGAATIDREVRKAAELLKLTPYLDRTPLNLSGGQQQRTALARALVKNASLVLMDEPLANLDYKLREELREELPKIFAQSGAIFVYATTEPSEALLLGGNTATLNEGRVTQFGPTIDVYRRPADLATAGIFADPPLNTLDVTKSGNVFTRQGGAALPVPPHLAAVPDGPVTIAFHPHHLGFKPQTGDAARLQARTLVSEITGSESFVHLEYDGVRWVMLAHGIHDIDPDMEIEAFLDTRHVLAFGADGRAIATVGRAAAAAAKA, encoded by the coding sequence ATGCTGGAACTGCGAAACGCCGCCAAGATGGTGGGCGCGGACTATCACATCTATCCGACCGATCTGGTCCTCGAGCGCGGCACGCTGAACGTCCTGCTCGGGCCGACGCTGTCGGGCAAGACGTCGCTGATGCGGCTGATGGCCGGGCTCGACCGCCCGACCGCTGGCTCCGTCCATTTCGACGGCGCCGATGTCACCGGCATGCCGGTGCAGAAGCGCAATGTCGCCATGGTCTACCAGCAGTTCATCAACTATCCGGCATTGACGGTTTATGAAAACATCGCTTCGCCGATGCGCATTTCGGGCAAGGGCGCTGCCACCATCGACCGCGAGGTGCGCAAGGCGGCCGAGCTTCTGAAGCTGACTCCCTATCTCGACCGCACGCCGCTCAACCTGTCCGGCGGCCAGCAGCAGCGCACGGCGCTTGCACGCGCGCTCGTCAAGAATGCCAGCCTCGTGCTGATGGACGAGCCGCTTGCCAACCTCGATTACAAGCTGCGCGAGGAACTGCGTGAGGAACTGCCGAAGATCTTCGCTCAGTCCGGCGCGATCTTCGTCTATGCGACCACCGAACCGTCGGAGGCGCTCCTGCTTGGCGGCAACACGGCGACGCTGAACGAGGGCCGGGTCACCCAGTTCGGGCCGACGATCGATGTCTACCGCCGTCCTGCCGACCTCGCCACCGCCGGCATCTTCGCCGATCCGCCGCTGAACACCCTCGACGTCACCAAATCGGGCAATGTCTTCACGCGCCAGGGCGGGGCAGCGCTTCCGGTTCCCCCGCATCTGGCCGCCGTGCCGGACGGACCGGTGACGATCGCGTTTCACCCGCATCATCTCGGCTTCAAGCCGCAGACCGGTGATGCCGCCCGTCTGCAGGCGCGCACGCTGGTTTCCGAGATCACCGGTTCGGAGAGCTTCGTTCACCTGGAATATGACGGCGTGCGCTGGGTCATGCTGGCGCACGGCATTCACGACATCGATCCTGACATGGAGATCGAGGCCTTCCTCGACACACGCCACGTCTTGGCTTTCGGCGCCGACGGCCGCGCCATCGCCACGGTCGGCCGGGCTGCCGCTGCAGCCGCAAAGGCATAG
- the glpD gene encoding glycerol-3-phosphate dehydrogenase — MGREIYDIFVIGGGINGCGIARDAVGRGYSVALAEMNDFASGTSSGATKLIHGGLRYLEHYEFRLVRESLMEREILWAMAPHIIWPLRFVLPYHKGGIRPAWLIRLGLFLYDHLGGRKLLPATSVLDMRKDPAGKPLKALFTRAFEYSDGWVDDARMVVLNARDAADKGAVIMPRTKVVSARRENGLWRIETTDTVTGRNDSHQARMLVNAAGPWVDHVIRSAFGQNEAHHVRLVQGSHIVVKKKFDDPRAYFFQNPDNRIIFAIPYEGDFTLIGTTDRDYTADPKDVRISEEETVYLCNAASEYFKEPVKPEDIVWTYSAVRPLYDDGASKAQEATRDYVLKLEGEGGAPPLLNVFGGKLTTYRRLSEHALEKIGAAIGVKGAPWTAKSHLPGGNFAVRGYEAEVAKLKGRYPFLADQHARRLVRRYGTRAETLLGDARGIEDLGRLFGGDLYEAEVRYLVEHEWARHAEDVLWRRTKDGLRLSKEQTQSLEEYMAAIPAMAG, encoded by the coding sequence TTGGGCCGGGAGATATACGATATTTTCGTCATTGGCGGCGGCATCAACGGCTGCGGCATCGCGCGTGATGCCGTCGGGCGCGGCTATTCCGTCGCGCTGGCGGAGATGAACGATTTCGCCTCCGGCACCTCGTCCGGCGCCACCAAGCTGATCCATGGCGGCCTGCGTTATCTCGAGCATTACGAATTCCGCCTGGTGCGTGAATCGTTGATGGAGCGCGAGATCCTCTGGGCGATGGCGCCGCATATCATCTGGCCGCTGCGTTTCGTATTGCCTTATCACAAGGGCGGTATCCGCCCTGCCTGGCTGATTCGGCTCGGCCTCTTCCTCTACGACCATCTCGGCGGCCGCAAGCTGCTGCCGGCGACGTCGGTGCTCGATATGCGCAAGGACCCGGCGGGCAAGCCGCTGAAGGCGCTGTTTACGAGGGCGTTCGAATATTCCGACGGCTGGGTCGACGACGCCCGCATGGTCGTGCTGAACGCTCGCGACGCAGCCGACAAGGGTGCCGTGATCATGCCCCGCACCAAAGTCGTGTCGGCAAGGCGCGAGAATGGCCTTTGGCGCATCGAGACGACCGATACCGTCACCGGCCGCAACGACAGCCATCAGGCCCGCATGCTGGTCAATGCCGCCGGCCCCTGGGTCGATCACGTCATCCGTTCGGCCTTCGGCCAGAACGAGGCCCACCATGTTCGGCTCGTCCAGGGCAGCCATATCGTCGTCAAAAAGAAGTTCGACGATCCGCGCGCCTATTTCTTCCAGAATCCCGACAACCGTATCATCTTCGCCATTCCCTATGAGGGCGATTTCACCCTGATCGGCACGACCGACCGTGACTATACGGCCGATCCCAAGGATGTCCGGATCTCCGAGGAAGAGACCGTCTACCTCTGCAATGCGGCCTCGGAATATTTCAAGGAGCCGGTCAAGCCGGAAGATATCGTCTGGACCTATTCGGCGGTGCGACCGCTCTATGATGACGGCGCCTCGAAGGCGCAGGAGGCGACGCGCGACTACGTGCTGAAGCTCGAGGGTGAAGGCGGCGCGCCGCCGCTGCTCAATGTCTTCGGCGGCAAGCTTACCACCTATCGTCGGCTTTCCGAACACGCGCTGGAAAAGATCGGTGCGGCGATCGGCGTCAAGGGCGCTCCCTGGACGGCAAAGAGCCATCTGCCCGGCGGCAATTTTGCCGTCAGGGGCTATGAGGCCGAGGTCGCCAAGCTGAAAGGCCGCTATCCCTTCCTTGCCGATCAGCATGCGCGCCGGCTGGTGCGCCGCTACGGCACAAGGGCCGAGACGCTGCTCGGCGATGCCCGCGGCATCGAGGATCTCGGACGGCTATTCGGCGGCGATCTTTACGAAGCCGAGGTCAGATATCTCGTCGAACATGAATGGGCCCGGCACGCCGAAGACGTGCTGTGGAGGAGAACAAAGGATGGTCTGCGCCTTTCGAAGGAGCAGACTCAGTCACTGGAGGAGTACATGGCTGCCATACCGGCGATGGCCGGATAG
- a CDS encoding DeoR/GlpR family DNA-binding transcription regulator produces MFLTDRQTEIVAIAKSSGRVLVEELASRFSVTPQTIRKDLNDLCDAQVLIRIHGGATFPSGTENVKYEARRQIAASEKQAIGMAAVELIPSGASLFINIGTTTEAVGEALANHHELMVITNNINVANRLRLFPAIEVVIAGGVVRGSDGGIVGEAAVDFIRQFKVDYAVIGASAIDADGALLDYDFREVKVAQAIIANARHVILVADSTKFERTAPVRIGQLSQVHTFITDHCPVASIRNLCLENNVKLIETSSRSR; encoded by the coding sequence ATGTTCTTGACCGACCGACAGACTGAAATCGTGGCGATCGCGAAATCGAGCGGCAGGGTTCTGGTCGAGGAGCTCGCCTCCCGCTTCTCGGTTACGCCGCAAACCATCCGCAAGGATCTGAACGATCTCTGCGATGCGCAGGTGCTGATCCGCATTCATGGTGGCGCGACATTTCCGAGCGGCACGGAAAACGTCAAATACGAGGCGCGCCGCCAGATTGCCGCTTCCGAGAAACAGGCGATCGGCATGGCGGCCGTCGAGTTGATCCCGAGCGGGGCCTCGCTCTTCATCAATATCGGCACGACGACCGAGGCGGTGGGCGAGGCGCTCGCCAATCATCACGAACTGATGGTGATCACCAATAATATCAACGTTGCCAACAGGTTACGTCTCTTCCCGGCGATCGAGGTGGTGATCGCCGGTGGGGTCGTGCGCGGTTCCGATGGCGGCATCGTCGGCGAAGCGGCGGTCGATTTCATCCGCCAGTTCAAGGTTGACTACGCCGTGATCGGCGCCTCGGCGATCGATGCCGACGGCGCGCTTCTCGACTATGATTTTCGCGAGGTGAAGGTCGCGCAGGCGATCATCGCCAATGCCCGCCACGTCATTCTCGTTGCCGATTCGACGAAGTTCGAACGCACCGCGCCGGTTCGGATCGGTCAGCTTTCCCAGGTTCATACCTTCATCACCGACCACTGTCCGGTGGCGTCGATCCGCAATCTCTGCCTCGAAAACAATGTGAAACTCATCGAAACCAGCAGCAGATCGCGATAG